From Microtus ochrogaster isolate Prairie Vole_2 unplaced genomic scaffold, MicOch1.0 UNK80, whole genome shotgun sequence, a single genomic window includes:
- the Ppp1r3e gene encoding protein phosphatase 1 regulatory subunit 3E yields MSRERPPRTDIPRNLSFIAALTERAYYRSQRPSLEEESEEEPGEGGTRPGARSRAHVRDRGRRARSAPAGGSGARAARSRSPDTRKRVRFADALGLELAVVRRFRPGEPPRVPRHVQVQLQRDALRHFAPCPPRARGLQEARAALEPAREPGFAARLQAQRICLERADAGPLGVAGSARVLDLAYEKRVSVRWSADGWRSLRESPAAYAGPAPAPPRADRFSFRLPAPPVGGALLFALRYRVIGREFWDNNGGRDYALLGPEHPGGAGAAETQGWIHFI; encoded by the exons ATGTCCCGCGAGCGGCCTCCGCGCACCGATATCCCTCGCAACCTGAGCTTTATAGCCGCGCTGACCGAGCGCGCCTACTACCGCAGCCAGCGGCCCAGCCTCGAGGAGGAGTCGGAGGAGGAGCCGGGGGAGGGCGGGACCCGGCCCGGTGCCCGCTCGCGGGCTCACGTGCGGGATCGGGGGCGCAGGGCCCGCTCTGCGCCCGCAGGTGGCAGCGGGGCACGGGCAGCCCGCAGCCGCAGCCCTGACACTCGCAAGCGAGTGCGTTTCGCCGACgcgctggggctggagctggccGTGGTACGCCGCTTCCGCCCGGGAGAACCGCCCCGGGTGCCCCGCCACGTGCAGGTGCAACTGCAGAGGGACGCCCTGCGCCACTTCGCGCCGTGCCCGCCGCGCGCTCGCGGCCTCCAG GAAGCGCGCGCCGCCCTGGAGCCCGCCCGCGAGCCCGGCTTCGCCGCCCGGCTGCAGGCGCAGCGCATCTGCCTGGAGCGCGCGGACGCGGGCCCTCTGGGCGTGGCCGGGAGCGCGCGCGTGCTGGACCTGGCCTACGAGAAGCGCGTGAGCGTGCGCTGGAGCGCGGACGGCTGGCGCAGCCTGCGGGAGTCGCCCGCCGCCTACGCCGGCCCGGCCCCGGCCCCACCGCGGGCTGACCGCTTCTCCTTCCGCCTGCCGGCGCCTCCGGTCGGCGGCGCTCTGCTCTTCGCCCTGCGCTACCGTGTGATCGGCCGCGAGTTCTGGGACAACAACGGCGGCCGTGATTACGCACTACTTGGGCCCGAGCATCCTGGTGGTGCCGGAGCCGCGGAGACCCAGGGCTGGATCCATTTTATTTGA
- the LOC101987955 gene encoding bcl-2-like protein 2 isoform X2, whose product MATPASAPDTRALVADFVGYKLRQKGYVCGAGPGEGPAADPLHQAMRAAGDEFETRFRRTFSDLAAQLHVTPGSAQQRFTQVSDELFQGGPNWGRLVAFFVFGAALCAESVNKEMEPLVGQVQDWMVAYLETRLADWIHSSGGWAEFTALYGDGALEEARRLREGNWASVRTVLTGAVALGALVTVGAFFASK is encoded by the exons ATGGCGaccccagcctcagccccagaCACTCGGGCTCTAGTGGCTGACTTTGTAGGCTataagctgaggcagaagggttatGTCTGTGGAGCTGGCCCTGGGGAGGGCCCAGCAGCTGACCCGCTGCACCAAGCCATGCGGGCTGCTGGAGACGAATTTGAGACACGCTTCCGGCGCACCTTCTCCGACCTGGCTGCCCAGCTACACGTGACCCCAGGCTCGGCCCAGCAACGCTTCACCCAGGTTTCCGACGAACTTTTCCAAGGGGGCCCCAACTGGGGCCGTCTCGTGGCATTCTTTGTCTTTGGGGCTGCCCTGTGTGCTGAAAGTGTCAACAAAGAAATGGAGCCACTGGTGGGACAAGTGCAGGATTGGATGGTGGCCTACCTGGAGACGCGCCTGGCCGACTGGATCCACAGCAGTGGGGGCTGG GCGGAGTTCACAGCTCTATACGGGGACGGGGCCCTGGAGGAGGCACGGCGTCTGCGGGAGGGGAACTGGGCATCAGTGAGGACAGTGCTGACGGGGGCTGTGGCACTGGGGGCCCTGGTAACTGTAGGGGCCTTTTTTGCCAGCAAGTGA